One genomic segment of Gemmatimonadaceae bacterium includes these proteins:
- a CDS encoding sigma-70 family RNA polymerase sigma factor: MAQNRPPELAQLLEATDARTREAKWAQFLELHHRTLLHVCRLRARDYDATMDAYTWVLERLRENDCRRLRAYAADGRSTFTTWLVVVAKRLCIDFARQRYGRADPRHPEERDKARERRRLIDLTAEELDLDTIVDPSGRTPESDFEAAALREALRESIIQLSPQDRLLLALRFEDGLTAERIAPVLNFASVFHVYRRLNHVLAELRERLGEGPSSNRATSLRSIK; the protein is encoded by the coding sequence ATGGCCCAGAATCGCCCACCCGAGTTGGCGCAGCTGCTCGAAGCGACCGATGCGCGCACGAGGGAAGCCAAGTGGGCTCAGTTCCTCGAGCTCCACCACCGAACGCTGTTGCATGTTTGCCGGCTTCGTGCGCGCGACTATGACGCCACGATGGACGCCTACACGTGGGTGCTCGAGCGGCTCCGCGAGAACGACTGTCGGCGATTGCGCGCCTATGCCGCGGACGGGCGAAGTACGTTCACGACATGGTTGGTCGTCGTCGCCAAACGACTCTGCATCGACTTCGCTCGGCAGCGCTACGGCAGAGCGGATCCGCGCCATCCCGAGGAACGCGACAAAGCGCGCGAGCGTCGACGTCTCATCGATCTCACGGCTGAGGAGTTGGACCTCGACACGATTGTCGACCCTTCGGGACGAACACCGGAGAGCGATTTCGAGGCGGCCGCTCTTCGGGAGGCGCTCCGCGAGTCGATCATTCAGCTGAGTCCCCAGGATCGACTGCTGCTTGCGCTGCGGTTCGAGGACGGGTTGACGGCCGAGCGCATCGCGCCCGTACTGAATTTCGCCTCGGTCTTTCACGTCTATCGACGCCTCAACCATGTGCTCGCGGAGTTACGCGAGCGACTCGGCGAAGGGCCATCCAGCAATCGCGCGACTTCTCTCCGTTCAATTAAGTAG
- a CDS encoding zf-HC2 domain-containing protein, producing MSTDSGSLPHVSNEDLAAYLDGTLDQERRAIVESHLADCDRCRWDMLDVRGLLADLPATEQAPRRTPRRRRSAAWIATGAVAAGIIFSAALLRMPARDQARPSVERGAAVIDRIAVVTPAADRVVDGPNAVFVWRAIEGGGTYRLTIMDSAGARLWTTSTRDTTTSIPIKPPFARGRNYLWYVDALASDGHTVTSGARSFSTGP from the coding sequence ATGAGCACCGATTCAGGATCGTTACCACACGTTTCGAACGAGGATCTGGCTGCCTATCTCGACGGCACGCTCGATCAGGAAAGGCGAGCGATCGTCGAAAGCCATCTAGCCGACTGTGATCGGTGTCGCTGGGACATGCTCGACGTCCGCGGGTTGCTCGCCGATTTGCCAGCAACGGAACAGGCGCCACGTCGCACTCCACGACGGAGGCGCAGTGCAGCCTGGATCGCGACTGGAGCAGTCGCTGCGGGCATCATCTTCTCCGCGGCGCTCCTTCGAATGCCGGCGCGCGATCAGGCGCGCCCGTCCGTCGAGCGTGGCGCTGCAGTCATCGACCGCATAGCCGTTGTGACACCAGCCGCGGATCGCGTCGTCGATGGCCCGAATGCCGTCTTCGTGTGGCGCGCAATCGAGGGCGGCGGTACGTACCGCCTAACGATCATGGATTCGGCTGGCGCTCGCCTCTGGACCACCTCGACGCGCGATACGACGACGTCCATACCAATCAAGCCACCGTTCGCGCGTGGTCGTAACTACTTGTGGTACGTGGATGCACTCGCGAGCGACGGCCATACCGTGACCAGTGGCGCTCGGTCGTTTTCCACCGGACCTTGA
- a CDS encoding CHAT domain-containing protein, translating into MAGDSLYARGEFGAARAAWRGELASTTLADQRRAHLLTSVGLASYHIADYEEAERVADSALDIEHAHGINGAELFRTENALGLIAWNRGHLSVAETRFQDAVRTARSINDTASIAKALANIGLVLTDYADFQAARSAFLEAQAASHSIGDSRTEGNAHTNLAMVALRMGDLSTAEEQANEGLRLYHQTDFEIGEQNALGQLATVEAAKGNPRAAFAAIDSAMTIVRRHGLKQEEASDLEILGDLYAEAGDLRAAAHYYDQSQQLFAASKIELEAANVLRDRAAVDAALADTVSARERAHRARLAHHGLGAIGEELDDRFLEIELAANDNVGLDRELDEADSLARSIGSAPARVQSALERATVLERRGKSQQALSRLASVRTLLRESGAEYRWQDDALRARAFAQLALLDSAEQAGREAISIIEHVQSGYQSGPLRTAYAARQNQVYADLVAVLLREGKTAAAFETADAARGRATTERLSSAHRQGERKSTAGSVLQATSLRAQIDTLAAHLEATENGDSRGGGGGGGGSDQRVIQRDLRDRLTRARTEYEALLARADVGDGAELVGLMPTRAARVQGSLVRDEALLTYTVAQDTLFTFVLRRDTILAFSTAQRRADLGSQVRVLRDLLQQPTTNGRGAAAAEALYDLLIEPAVRSGLLDGVSRLLIVPDGVLTYLPFAALQDHRDGRFLIERHLLTFLPSAAALPVMRSRDQSATRTPWPPRSSVALAPFPRDLPASAMEAERFRARLPSATALIDNRATEHALRESLAAGGVVHIASHAELNRMNPMFSEIRLAPGVPGANDDDGRLQLFEVFGLEIRSPLVFLSGCETGVGAASSSDVEQGEDYATLARAFLFAGARDVVATLWRIDDAGAAELADRFYAHLPAASPTEALALAQREMLRQTRYAAAYYWAGYQVSGAEHLGNMEQ; encoded by the coding sequence TTGGCCGGCGACTCACTGTATGCTCGCGGCGAATTCGGCGCGGCACGCGCTGCATGGCGCGGCGAGCTCGCGAGCACAACGCTCGCGGATCAGCGCCGAGCGCACCTCCTTACCTCAGTCGGCCTCGCTTCGTACCACATTGCGGATTACGAGGAGGCGGAGAGAGTCGCCGACAGCGCGCTCGACATCGAGCATGCGCACGGCATAAACGGCGCGGAGCTGTTCAGAACCGAAAACGCGCTCGGGCTCATTGCCTGGAACCGAGGGCATCTGTCCGTCGCCGAGACGCGATTTCAAGACGCGGTGCGCACGGCGCGGTCGATCAACGACACCGCGTCGATCGCGAAGGCGTTGGCGAATATTGGTCTCGTCCTGACGGATTACGCGGACTTCCAGGCAGCGCGTTCTGCCTTTCTCGAGGCGCAAGCCGCTTCCCATTCAATCGGCGACAGCAGAACGGAAGGCAACGCGCATACAAATCTGGCGATGGTTGCTCTCCGGATGGGCGATCTGTCCACTGCCGAGGAGCAGGCCAACGAGGGATTGCGTCTCTATCACCAGACAGACTTCGAGATCGGCGAACAGAACGCGCTCGGGCAGCTGGCGACGGTCGAGGCAGCGAAAGGGAACCCACGCGCCGCGTTCGCCGCAATCGACAGCGCGATGACGATCGTGAGGCGCCACGGGCTCAAACAGGAGGAAGCGTCGGATCTCGAGATCCTCGGAGATCTATACGCTGAAGCTGGTGATCTGCGCGCGGCGGCACATTACTACGATCAGTCGCAACAGCTGTTCGCTGCGTCCAAGATCGAGCTGGAGGCAGCGAATGTCTTGCGCGATCGCGCCGCCGTGGACGCCGCGCTCGCCGATACAGTCTCGGCGCGCGAGCGAGCCCACCGTGCACGCCTCGCGCACCATGGCCTGGGCGCTATCGGCGAAGAGCTCGATGATCGGTTTCTGGAGATCGAGCTCGCGGCCAATGATAACGTGGGCCTCGACCGGGAGCTCGACGAGGCGGATTCGCTGGCGCGCTCGATAGGCAGCGCGCCGGCACGCGTTCAGTCGGCTCTGGAGCGAGCGACGGTGCTGGAGCGGCGCGGGAAATCACAACAGGCATTGTCCCGCCTCGCGTCCGTGCGGACATTGCTCCGCGAAAGCGGAGCAGAGTATCGATGGCAAGATGACGCGCTCCGTGCACGCGCATTTGCGCAGTTGGCGCTCCTGGATTCCGCTGAGCAGGCCGGACGCGAGGCGATTAGCATCATCGAACACGTCCAGAGCGGGTACCAGTCGGGTCCTCTTCGCACGGCATACGCGGCTCGCCAGAATCAGGTCTACGCGGATCTCGTCGCCGTGCTGTTGCGCGAGGGGAAGACGGCGGCGGCATTCGAGACGGCTGATGCCGCCCGCGGCCGCGCGACAACCGAGCGACTGTCATCCGCACACCGGCAGGGTGAGCGAAAGAGCACGGCCGGTTCGGTGCTGCAGGCGACTTCTCTTCGCGCACAGATCGACACGCTGGCGGCGCACCTCGAGGCGACAGAGAACGGTGACTCGCGAGGAGGGGGAGGGGGAGGGGGAGGCAGCGATCAACGTGTCATCCAACGCGACCTGCGCGATCGGCTGACGCGCGCGCGCACCGAGTACGAAGCATTGCTGGCGCGCGCCGATGTAGGGGATGGAGCCGAGCTCGTTGGCCTGATGCCAACGCGCGCAGCACGAGTGCAGGGGAGCCTCGTGCGCGACGAGGCGTTGCTGACCTACACCGTCGCGCAGGACACGTTGTTCACCTTCGTCCTGAGGCGTGACACCATTCTCGCCTTCTCCACCGCACAGCGGCGTGCCGATCTCGGTTCTCAGGTGCGCGTGCTGCGAGATCTCCTTCAGCAGCCGACGACCAACGGCCGCGGCGCTGCCGCAGCCGAAGCACTTTACGACTTACTGATTGAACCGGCTGTTCGCAGCGGACTGCTCGATGGCGTGAGCCGATTGCTCATCGTCCCTGACGGGGTGCTCACGTATCTCCCGTTCGCCGCGCTGCAGGACCACCGCGACGGAAGATTTCTCATCGAGCGTCATCTCCTCACTTTTCTTCCATCGGCAGCGGCGCTGCCTGTCATGCGCTCGCGTGATCAATCGGCGACACGTACGCCATGGCCGCCGAGGTCTTCCGTCGCGCTCGCACCGTTCCCACGTGACCTGCCGGCCAGCGCCATGGAGGCGGAACGCTTCCGTGCGCGTTTGCCTTCCGCGACGGCGCTCATCGACAATCGGGCAACCGAGCATGCGTTGCGCGAGTCGCTCGCGGCCGGCGGCGTCGTTCACATCGCGAGCCACGCCGAGCTGAATCGGATGAATCCGATGTTCTCGGAGATTCGCCTCGCGCCAGGCGTTCCGGGTGCGAACGACGATGACGGCCGACTCCAGCTCTTCGAGGTATTCGGTTTGGAGATACGGAGTCCCCTCGTCTTTCTCTCGGGATGTGAGACTGGAGTAGGAGCCGCGTCGTCGAGCGACGTCGAGCAAGGCGAGGACTATGCGACGCTCGCGCGCGCTTTTCTCTTCGCCGGAGCGCGCGACGTCGTCGCGACGCTGTGGCGAATCGATGATGCCGGCGCCGCCGAACTGGCCGATCGGTTCTACGCGCACCTGCCAGCGGCCTCGCCGACCGAGGCACTCGCGCTCGCCCAGCGCGAGATGCTGCGTCAGACTCGTTATGCGGCAGCATACTATTGGGCAGGTTATCAGGTCAGCGGTGCCGAGCATCTGGGAAACATGGAGCAGTGA